Proteins from a genomic interval of Pseudomonas asplenii:
- a CDS encoding M10 family metallopeptidase C-terminal domain-containing protein, translating to MITPHSETATSEPLSFKLQASHPELSERGGPGLINGKPSYSVDQSAAQISRSGHTWKDLDNDGKVHLTYAFLDSPPANFVELGMNVGISGFSAFSDVQKAQAKLAMQSWADVANLSFTEAQAGGDGHLSFGNYSAGPSGGSAFAFQPQGEPDYDGQSWYLIGSGYDTNKTPELNNFGRLTLVHEIGHSLGLSHLGDYDATRGNPSYKDALYVQDTLGFSVMSYWSESNTGQNFTKGGVAAYSSAPLLDDIAAIQKLYGANHDTRADDTVYGFNSNTGRDYLSARSDADALVFSVWDGGGNDTLDFSGFSQDQTINLNEASFSDVGGLVGNVSIAKGVTLENAHGGSGNDLIVGNAADNRIIAGEGGDLLHGGDGVDFLDGGAGDDQLVGGNGDDILLGGAGADLLSGGEGRDTFVFNAISDSTHYTSDWIMDFVSGQDRIDLSGITQGAGLSFVDTFTGQAGQAVLDYDPHFKDGTLAIDFSGNGVADFRITTIGQMAITDIVA from the coding sequence GTGATAACTCCTCATTCCGAAACAGCAACTTCCGAACCCCTTTCGTTCAAGCTTCAGGCCAGTCACCCGGAACTCTCCGAACGGGGTGGACCGGGGCTGATCAATGGCAAGCCGTCCTATTCGGTGGATCAGTCGGCCGCACAGATCAGTCGCAGCGGCCATACCTGGAAAGACCTGGACAATGACGGCAAGGTCCACCTGACCTATGCCTTTCTCGACAGTCCACCGGCGAATTTCGTCGAGTTGGGGATGAATGTGGGTATCAGTGGTTTCAGCGCGTTCAGTGATGTGCAGAAAGCCCAGGCGAAGCTGGCCATGCAGTCCTGGGCGGATGTCGCCAATCTGAGCTTCACCGAGGCGCAGGCCGGTGGTGACGGACATTTGAGCTTCGGCAATTACAGTGCCGGGCCGTCGGGGGGCTCGGCGTTCGCGTTTCAGCCCCAGGGTGAGCCCGACTACGATGGGCAGTCCTGGTACCTGATCGGCAGCGGCTACGACACCAACAAGACGCCGGAGCTGAACAATTTCGGACGTCTGACGCTGGTTCACGAGATCGGTCATAGCCTCGGCCTGTCGCACCTAGGCGATTACGATGCGACCCGTGGCAATCCGAGCTACAAGGACGCCCTCTACGTGCAGGACACCCTCGGTTTCAGCGTCATGAGCTACTGGAGTGAAAGCAACACCGGTCAGAACTTCACCAAGGGCGGGGTCGCCGCCTATTCGTCCGCTCCACTGCTGGACGATATCGCGGCGATCCAGAAGCTCTATGGTGCCAACCACGACACCCGGGCCGATGACACCGTCTACGGTTTCAATTCCAACACCGGCCGCGACTACCTGAGTGCCCGCTCGGACGCGGATGCACTGGTGTTTTCGGTGTGGGATGGTGGCGGTAACGACACCCTGGATTTCTCCGGTTTCAGCCAGGACCAGACGATCAACCTGAACGAAGCCTCGTTTTCCGATGTGGGGGGACTGGTGGGCAACGTGTCGATCGCCAAGGGCGTTACCCTGGAAAACGCCCATGGCGGCAGTGGCAATGACCTGATCGTCGGCAATGCGGCGGATAACCGGATCATCGCCGGTGAGGGCGGTGATCTGCTGCACGGTGGTGACGGTGTCGACTTCCTCGACGGCGGTGCGGGTGACGATCAACTGGTGGGCGGCAACGGCGATGACATTTTATTGGGGGGGGCCGGGGCGGACCTGTTGAGTGGCGGGGAAGGACGGGACACCTTCGTGTTCAACGCGATATCGGATTCGACGCATTACACCAGCGACTGGATCATGGATTTTGTCAGTGGCCAGGACCGGATCGACCTGAGCGGAATCACACAAGGTGCGGGGCTGAGTTTCGTCGATACGTTCACCGGCCAGGCCGGTCAGGCGGTATTGGACTATGACCCGCATTTCAAGGATGGAACCCTGGCGATCGATTTCTCCGGCAATGGCGTGGCGGATTTTCGGATCACCACGATCGGCCAGATGGCAATCACGGACATCGTGGCCTGA
- a CDS encoding serralysin family metalloprotease has translation MSKVKAKAIGSVESALAASGTSSAFNQIDSFSHQYDRGGNLTVNGKPSYSVDQAATYLLRDGAAWHDLNGSGKIELTYTFLTSPTSNFSGLGVTGFSQFSTLQKSQAVLAMQSWADVANVTFTEAAKGGDGHMTFGNYSGGQEGAAAFAFLPGTEPGYDGQSWYLTGSGYNVNKTPGLNNYGRQTLTHEIGHTLGLSHPGDYNAGEGNPTYKDATYGQDTRGYSVMSYWSESNTSQNFSKGGVEAYSSGPLMDDIAAIQKLYGANYSTRAGDTTYGFNSNAGRDYLSANSSSDKLVFSVWDGGGNDTLDFSGFTQSQKINLHAGSFSDVGGMVGNISIAQGVTVENAIGGSGNDLLIGNDVANELRGGAGNDILYGAGEADKLWGGAGSDTFVFAAVSDSTPKAADRIMDFVSGQDKIDLSGITHGSALNFVNAFTGHAGDAVLTYASGTNLGSLAVDFSGHGVADFLVTTVGQAAVSDIVV, from the coding sequence ATGTCGAAAGTCAAAGCGAAAGCTATTGGTTCGGTAGAGTCGGCACTGGCGGCCAGTGGTACAAGTTCCGCCTTCAACCAGATCGATAGCTTCAGCCATCAATACGACCGTGGTGGCAATCTCACGGTCAATGGCAAACCCTCCTATTCCGTCGATCAGGCCGCCACGTACCTGTTGCGTGACGGTGCCGCCTGGCACGATCTGAACGGTAGCGGCAAGATCGAACTGACCTATACCTTCCTGACGTCCCCGACCTCGAACTTCAGCGGTCTGGGCGTTACCGGGTTCAGTCAGTTCAGTACACTGCAGAAGTCGCAGGCGGTGTTGGCCATGCAGTCCTGGGCCGACGTTGCCAACGTGACCTTCACCGAGGCCGCGAAGGGTGGCGATGGTCACATGACCTTTGGTAACTACAGCGGCGGCCAGGAAGGGGCGGCGGCATTCGCCTTCCTGCCGGGCACCGAACCTGGCTATGACGGCCAGTCCTGGTACCTGACCGGTAGCGGCTACAACGTCAACAAGACGCCTGGCCTGAACAACTACGGTCGCCAGACCCTCACCCACGAGATCGGCCACACCCTGGGCCTGTCCCACCCCGGCGACTATAACGCCGGCGAGGGCAACCCGACCTACAAGGATGCGACCTACGGGCAGGACACCCGCGGCTATAGCGTCATGAGCTACTGGAGTGAAAGCAACACCAGCCAGAACTTCAGCAAGGGTGGTGTCGAGGCCTATTCGTCCGGCCCGCTGATGGACGACATCGCCGCGATCCAGAAACTCTACGGCGCCAACTACAGCACCCGTGCCGGTGATACCACCTATGGTTTCAACTCCAATGCCGGTCGCGACTACCTGAGTGCCAACTCGTCTTCGGACAAGCTGGTGTTCTCGGTCTGGGATGGCGGCGGCAACGATACCCTGGACTTCTCCGGCTTTACCCAGAGCCAGAAGATCAACCTGCATGCCGGCTCGTTCTCCGATGTCGGTGGCATGGTCGGCAATATCTCGATTGCCCAGGGCGTTACCGTCGAGAATGCCATCGGTGGTTCGGGCAACGACCTGCTGATCGGTAACGATGTGGCCAACGAACTGCGTGGCGGTGCCGGCAACGACATCCTCTACGGCGCTGGCGAAGCGGACAAACTGTGGGGCGGTGCCGGTAGCGATACTTTCGTGTTCGCCGCTGTGTCCGATTCGACGCCGAAGGCGGCCGACCGGATCATGGATTTTGTCAGCGGCCAGGACAAGATCGACCTGTCCGGGATCACCCACGGTTCGGCGTTGAACTTCGTCAACGCGTTTACCGGGCATGCCGGCGATGCGGTGTTGACCTATGCCTCGGGCACCAATCTGGGCTCCTTGGCGGTCGACTTCTCCGGGCATGGCGTGGCGGACTTCCTGGTCACCACGGTGGGCCAGGCGGCGGTCAGCGATATCGTGGTCTGA
- a CDS encoding AraC family transcriptional regulator, whose product MSSNADNWIDLTQDRDTGIETLRAHFKGHAYDAHWHDTYLIGVTEQGVQQFNCQRTRYHSMPGHVFMLEPGEIHDGDAPTEGGFTYRTLYLEPHWLERELGALFEEAPANSQLAFCTPLATGDSRLALATSAAFQAMHSPELRIVQQSALDQMFDALTRHLHWRTRYREDPRLPQVAQRAREYLHANLHLDVSLDDLARATGVDRFRLTRAFKSAYGLPPHAYLVQLRLARARRLLAMGEQPASVAMSLGFSDQSHLGRWFVRAYGLTPAAYRKRCSNLPDA is encoded by the coding sequence ATGTCCAGCAACGCCGACAACTGGATCGACCTGACTCAGGATCGCGATACCGGTATCGAAACCCTCCGTGCCCATTTCAAGGGGCACGCCTATGACGCCCACTGGCATGACACCTACCTGATAGGCGTCACCGAACAGGGGGTGCAGCAGTTCAATTGCCAGCGCACCCGCTATCACAGCATGCCCGGCCACGTGTTCATGCTCGAGCCCGGGGAAATCCACGACGGCGATGCGCCCACCGAAGGCGGCTTCACCTACCGGACACTGTACCTTGAGCCACACTGGCTGGAGCGCGAGCTGGGTGCGTTGTTCGAGGAAGCCCCGGCCAATAGCCAATTGGCGTTCTGTACGCCACTGGCAACCGGCGACAGTCGTCTGGCCCTGGCCACCAGCGCGGCGTTCCAGGCGATGCACAGCCCGGAATTGCGGATTGTCCAGCAAAGCGCCCTGGACCAGATGTTCGACGCCCTCACCCGCCACCTGCACTGGCGTACCCGCTACCGCGAAGACCCGCGCCTGCCGCAGGTGGCACAACGTGCGCGCGAGTACCTGCACGCCAACCTGCACCTGGATGTCAGCCTGGATGACCTGGCGCGGGCGACCGGCGTCGACCGCTTTCGCCTGACCCGCGCCTTCAAGTCAGCCTATGGCCTGCCGCCCCACGCCTACCTGGTGCAATTGCGCCTGGCCCGGGCACGGCGCTTGCTGGCGATGGGCGAACAACCGGCGAGCGTGGCCATGAGTCTCGGCTTCTCCGACCAGAGCCATCTGGGACGCTGGTTCGTCCGCGCCTATGGCCTGACACCAGCGGCCTACCGCAAGCGTTGCTCAAACCTTCCAGACGCCTGA
- a CDS encoding LysE family translocator: MLSNFPNLLPFLLFAFVASVTPGPNNILVLSNSARHGLMAALPIILGAGAGAALIVLLVGSGVGQSLSDLPRVHRVMQWLGIAWLSLLAWQIFNAPVSGLETGAHEPRRLGLLSAASLQLINPKVWMMALAVVGVFAGNGAERQAHIISLSLAFFLVSLPCMGLWAILGAGSARLLRSPLALQRFNRCMALLLLVSAWLSVLA, encoded by the coding sequence ATGCTGTCCAACTTCCCCAACCTGTTGCCGTTTCTGCTGTTCGCCTTCGTCGCCTCGGTCACGCCGGGGCCGAACAATATCCTCGTACTGAGCAACAGCGCGCGCCATGGCCTGATGGCGGCGCTGCCGATCATTCTCGGCGCTGGTGCTGGTGCCGCGTTGATCGTGCTGCTGGTGGGCAGTGGGGTCGGCCAGTCGCTGAGCGATCTGCCACGGGTACACAGGGTCATGCAATGGCTGGGGATCGCCTGGCTGAGCCTGCTGGCCTGGCAGATCTTCAATGCCCCGGTGAGCGGCCTGGAAACCGGTGCCCATGAGCCAAGGCGGCTCGGCTTGCTGAGCGCAGCCAGCCTGCAACTGATCAACCCCAAGGTGTGGATGATGGCCCTGGCAGTGGTCGGCGTGTTCGCCGGCAACGGTGCCGAACGCCAGGCTCACATCATTTCGCTGTCTCTGGCTTTCTTCCTGGTCTCACTGCCGTGCATGGGCCTCTGGGCCATCCTCGGCGCCGGATCGGCTCGGCTGCTGCGCTCGCCACTGGCGCTGCAGCGCTTCAATCGCTGCATGGCGCTGCTGCTGTTGGTGTCGGCGTGGCTGAGTGTTCTGGCCTGA
- a CDS encoding CPBP family intramembrane glutamic endopeptidase — MIHDGFVVLIHYGLYLIPGLLLCGLWFYLVPKNQPALRIAILLLTFVLLRDAMTPLGLWSLSGDLQIGFIANPFVLAMLGGLSLGLVALLAWLTPPLWQLLVVFKGNRIVGLAVGVAAGCLIGLPLRLYQDIEPAAIAGYWSWLPGMLVLAYGANALEEVLFRGFLQGYLEGQVTPLRAALISAVAFSACHSFLALTVTQLGWPVLAFTLLEGVACGLVRMRYGVVASTATHGTAILLIAVPMAG; from the coding sequence ATGATCCATGACGGATTTGTTGTTCTGATCCACTACGGGCTCTACCTGATCCCGGGCCTGCTGCTGTGCGGCCTGTGGTTCTATCTGGTGCCCAAGAACCAACCCGCCTTGCGCATCGCGATCCTGCTGCTGACCTTTGTGCTGCTGCGCGACGCGATGACCCCGCTGGGCTTGTGGTCGCTCAGTGGCGATTTGCAAATCGGTTTCATCGCCAATCCGTTCGTATTGGCCATGCTCGGTGGCTTGTCCCTGGGGCTGGTCGCGCTGCTGGCCTGGCTGACGCCGCCGTTGTGGCAATTGCTGGTGGTGTTCAAGGGCAACCGGATTGTCGGGCTGGCGGTGGGCGTCGCTGCCGGTTGCCTGATCGGCTTGCCATTGCGGCTCTATCAAGACATCGAACCCGCTGCGATTGCCGGTTACTGGAGCTGGCTGCCTGGGATGCTGGTGTTGGCTTATGGGGCCAATGCGCTGGAGGAGGTGCTGTTTCGCGGGTTCCTCCAGGGATATCTGGAGGGGCAGGTGACGCCCCTGCGGGCAGCGTTGATCAGTGCGGTGGCATTTTCCGCCTGCCATTCGTTCCTGGCGCTGACGGTGACCCAGTTGGGCTGGCCGGTGCTGGCTTTTACCCTGTTGGAAGGGGTGGCTTGTGGGCTGGTGCGGATGCGCTATGGCGTGGTGGCCTCGACGGCGACCCATGGCACGGCCATCCTGCTGATTGCCGTGCCGATGGCGGGGTGA
- a CDS encoding pyridoxal-phosphate dependent enzyme, translated as MQNNSRPAVLELIGNTPLVRVSRFDTGPCTLFLKLESQNPGGSIKDRVGLAMIDAAERDGRLHPGATIIEATAGNTGLGLALVGRAKGYRVVLVVPDKMSTEKVLHLKAMGAEVHITRSDVGKGHPEYYQDVAARLAREIPDSFFTDQFNNPANPLAHETSTAPEIWAQTQHDVDAIVVGVGSAGTLTGLTRFFQRVQPNLAMVLADPLGSVVAEYSRSAILGTAGSWAVEGIGEDFIPSIADLSSVRQAYSITDEESFDHARQLLRAEGILGGSSTGTLLAAALRYCREQTRPKRVVTFVCDTGTRYLSKVYNDQWMNDQGLLQYKRYGDLRDLIARRFEDGRVISVGPDDTLLTAFQRMRLADVSQLPVLVDGQRLVGVIDESDILLGMHDDAAHFRLSVASVMTDQLQTLSPGASLAELQAELDRGLVAIIADASGFHGLITRFDLLNHLRRSLA; from the coding sequence ATGCAGAACAACTCCCGCCCCGCCGTACTCGAACTGATCGGCAACACTCCACTGGTGCGGGTCAGCCGCTTCGATACCGGCCCGTGCACGCTGTTTCTCAAGCTCGAATCGCAGAACCCCGGCGGCTCGATCAAGGACCGTGTCGGCCTGGCAATGATCGATGCCGCCGAACGCGACGGGCGCCTGCACCCTGGCGCGACCATTATCGAGGCCACCGCTGGCAATACTGGCCTGGGTCTGGCGCTGGTGGGCCGGGCCAAGGGTTATCGGGTGGTGTTGGTGGTACCGGACAAGATGTCCACCGAAAAAGTCCTGCACCTCAAGGCCATGGGCGCCGAGGTGCATATCACCCGCTCCGACGTCGGCAAGGGCCACCCCGAGTATTACCAGGACGTCGCCGCCCGGTTGGCCAGGGAAATTCCCGATTCCTTTTTCACCGACCAGTTCAACAACCCGGCCAATCCCCTGGCCCATGAAACCAGTACCGCACCGGAGATCTGGGCACAGACCCAGCATGACGTCGATGCCATCGTCGTCGGCGTCGGCTCGGCCGGTACCCTGACCGGGCTGACCCGGTTCTTCCAGCGCGTACAGCCGAACCTGGCGATGGTGCTGGCCGACCCGCTCGGCTCGGTGGTCGCCGAGTACAGCCGCAGCGCCATCCTCGGCACGGCCGGCTCCTGGGCCGTCGAAGGCATCGGTGAAGACTTCATCCCATCGATTGCCGACCTGTCCAGCGTGCGCCAGGCCTATTCGATCACCGACGAGGAAAGCTTCGACCACGCCCGCCAACTGCTGCGCGCCGAGGGTATTCTCGGCGGTTCCTCCACCGGCACCCTGCTGGCCGCAGCACTGCGCTACTGTCGCGAGCAGACCCGCCCCAAGCGCGTCGTCACCTTCGTCTGCGACACCGGCACCCGCTACCTGTCCAAGGTCTACAACGACCAGTGGATGAACGACCAGGGCCTGCTGCAGTACAAGCGCTACGGCGACCTGCGCGACCTGATCGCCCGTCGTTTCGAGGATGGCCGGGTGATCAGTGTCGGCCCGGACGACACCCTGCTTACCGCCTTCCAGCGCATGCGCCTGGCGGATGTCTCGCAACTGCCGGTGCTGGTGGATGGTCAGCGGCTGGTTGGCGTCATCGACGAGTCCGACATCCTGCTCGGCATGCACGATGACGCCGCGCATTTCCGCCTGAGTGTCGCCAGTGTCATGACCGACCAGTTGCAGACCCTTTCGCCCGGCGCCAGCCTCGCCGAGCTGCAGGCGGAACTGGATCGCGGACTGGTGGCGATCATTGCCGACGCTTCAGGCTTCCATGGCCTGATCACCCGTTTCGACCTGCTCAACCACCTACGGAGATCCCTTGCATGA
- a CDS encoding cystathionine gamma-synthase, whose amino-acid sequence MSQHEPSAASRAFATRVIHAGQAPDPTTGALMPPIYANSTYLQDSPGVHKGFDYGRSHNPTRFALERCVADLEGGSRAFAFASGLAAISTVLELLDAGAHVVSGNDLYGGTFRLFDKVRQRSAGHRFSFVDLTAPDALPAALQEDTRMVWIETPSNPLLSLTDLAAVARLCRDRGILCVADNTFASPWVQRPLELGFDIVVHSTTKYLNGHSDVIGGIAVVGQNAELAERLGFLQNAVGAISGPFDAFLTLRGVKTLALRMERHCSNALELATWLERQPQVARVHYPGLPSHPQHELARRQMRGFGGMISVDLKTDLAGSRRFLESVQIFALAESLGGVESLIEHPAIMTHATIPAPTRAQLGIGDALVRLSVGVEDVEDLRADLAQALARI is encoded by the coding sequence ATGAGCCAGCACGAACCGTCCGCAGCCTCTCGCGCTTTCGCCACCCGGGTGATCCATGCCGGACAGGCGCCCGACCCGACCACCGGGGCGCTGATGCCGCCGATCTACGCCAACTCCACCTATCTGCAGGACAGCCCCGGCGTGCACAAGGGCTTCGACTACGGCCGTTCGCACAACCCGACGCGCTTCGCCCTGGAGCGCTGCGTAGCCGATCTGGAAGGCGGCAGCCGGGCCTTCGCCTTTGCCTCCGGGCTGGCGGCGATCTCGACCGTGCTGGAACTGCTCGACGCCGGCGCCCACGTGGTGTCCGGCAATGATCTGTATGGCGGCACCTTCCGCCTGTTCGACAAGGTCCGCCAGCGCAGCGCCGGGCATCGTTTCAGCTTCGTCGACCTGACCGCCCCCGACGCACTGCCAGCAGCGCTGCAGGAAGATACACGGATGGTCTGGATCGAGACGCCGAGCAATCCCCTCCTGAGCCTCACCGACCTTGCGGCCGTCGCCCGTCTTTGCCGCGACCGGGGTATCCTCTGCGTGGCCGACAACACCTTTGCCAGCCCGTGGGTCCAGCGCCCGCTGGAACTGGGTTTCGATATCGTCGTGCACTCGACCACCAAGTACCTCAACGGCCACTCCGACGTGATCGGAGGCATCGCCGTGGTCGGACAGAACGCCGAACTCGCCGAGCGTCTGGGTTTCCTGCAGAACGCGGTCGGGGCCATCAGCGGGCCATTCGATGCCTTTCTGACCTTGCGCGGGGTGAAGACCCTGGCACTGCGCATGGAGCGGCATTGCAGCAATGCGCTGGAACTGGCGACCTGGCTGGAGCGCCAGCCACAAGTGGCCCGAGTGCACTATCCCGGCCTGCCCTCACACCCGCAGCACGAACTGGCCCGTCGACAGATGCGCGGCTTTGGCGGAATGATTTCTGTCGACCTGAAAACCGATCTCGCCGGCTCGCGGCGCTTCCTGGAAAGCGTGCAGATATTCGCCCTGGCCGAGAGCCTGGGCGGCGTGGAAAGCCTGATCGAACACCCGGCGATCATGACCCACGCCACCATCCCGGCGCCTACCCGTGCACAACTGGGCATCGGCGATGCGCTGGTGCGCCTGTCGGTGGGCGTGGAGGATGTCGAGGACTTGCGGGCCGACTTGGCGCAGGCCCTGGCGCGCATCTGA
- a CDS encoding patatin-like phospholipase family protein, producing MDFPAVSPGQRSDFALALSGGGVRAMVFHLGVLKYLAEQGALERVSQLSTVSGGSLLVGLMLHENDGKWPDSAAFLQKSYVALRTQLCSRSLLFSALRQLCNPLNWRFILSRANLLALGLRNEWGVKSRLAQIDARPDWSINGTTAENGKRFRFKRNNMGDYSIGYAETGDMPLAEALAVSAAFPGGIGPLVLDSRRFKWMQRGWEAPLNSAVETKLPFAKLHLYDGGVYDNLGLEPFFDAATGRSKRSEYPIVVSDAGAPLQPGFKAGVLSPWRLKRMADIMSDQSRALRIRSFVEYLDQAQGRGSYMGIASTLIEAQPGSDAAFAAHFPTSLDRLSPEVFDRIARHGYAVAQATDREYGLLPATTTPEPA from the coding sequence ATGGATTTTCCTGCAGTCTCGCCAGGTCAACGTTCGGATTTCGCCCTGGCCTTGTCCGGCGGCGGTGTCCGGGCCATGGTGTTTCATCTGGGGGTACTCAAGTACCTGGCCGAACAAGGCGCGCTGGAGCGAGTCAGCCAACTTTCGACCGTGTCTGGCGGCAGCCTGCTGGTGGGGCTGATGCTGCATGAAAATGACGGAAAATGGCCCGATTCTGCAGCGTTCCTGCAAAAATCGTATGTGGCCTTGCGTACCCAGCTATGCTCGCGCAGCCTCTTGTTCAGTGCGTTGCGTCAGTTGTGCAATCCGCTGAACTGGCGCTTCATCCTGTCGCGAGCCAACCTGCTGGCCCTCGGACTCCGTAATGAGTGGGGCGTAAAGAGCCGGCTGGCGCAGATCGATGCGCGACCGGACTGGTCCATCAATGGCACCACGGCCGAGAACGGCAAGCGCTTTCGCTTCAAGCGCAACAATATGGGCGACTATTCCATCGGTTACGCCGAGACGGGCGACATGCCCCTGGCCGAGGCCCTGGCGGTCTCGGCGGCGTTTCCCGGCGGGATCGGTCCGCTGGTGCTCGACAGCAGGCGCTTCAAGTGGATGCAACGCGGCTGGGAGGCTCCACTCAACAGCGCAGTGGAAACGAAACTGCCGTTCGCCAAACTGCATCTGTACGACGGCGGGGTCTACGACAACCTTGGCCTGGAGCCCTTCTTCGACGCGGCCACCGGGCGCAGCAAACGCTCCGAATACCCGATTGTCGTCAGCGATGCCGGCGCGCCACTCCAGCCTGGCTTCAAGGCTGGTGTGCTGAGCCCCTGGCGGCTCAAGCGCATGGCCGACATCATGTCCGACCAGTCCCGGGCTCTGCGCATACGCAGCTTCGTCGAGTACCTCGACCAGGCGCAAGGGCGAGGTAGCTACATGGGCATCGCCAGCACCCTGATCGAGGCCCAGCCAGGCAGCGATGCGGCGTTTGCCGCGCATTTCCCAACCAGCCTGGACCGTCTGAGCCCCGAAGTATTCGACCGTATCGCCCGGCACGGCTATGCCGTGGCCCAGGCTACCGACCGCGAATACGGCCTGTTGCCGGCAACCACCACACCAGAACCGGCCTGA
- a CDS encoding sensor histidine kinase, producing MNLTLSQRLSVVFSILLLACCGASVWLQVRANDMHEKEVVQGLSRDLARSIALENRLVGTEGLTMEGVRTLFGQLMNVNPSVEVYLLDPSGRITGDAAPQGHLKRERVDLGPIHRLLDDQPLPILGDDPRSTNGRKVFSAAALQGGGKALGYLYVVLQGEEHDRLAARVSASSVLRTTLWAMGLVALLGLIAGLIAFRLITRPLRRLTETMRDFDTEAVPASPPALPLAGSGGGNEIHVLEASFAQMATRIGEQWRTLTQLDQDRRELIANISHDLRTPLASLHGYLETLSLKGELLAPDERRRYLGTALAQSNKVRQLAQALFELARLEHGEVRLERENFSLSDLIQDVFQKFELMAETRHSKLLAVLPRGASMVSADLGMIERVLTNLIDNALRHTPEGGSIEVALVHEPGKVRVTVSDTGPGIPPKLLENLFRRPFNQDGERRSGGLGLLIVRRILQLHDSQIRLLSMPGKGAVFCFELAASE from the coding sequence ATGAACCTGACCCTGTCCCAGCGTCTGTCGGTGGTGTTCTCGATCCTGTTGCTGGCCTGCTGCGGCGCCTCGGTGTGGCTGCAGGTGCGCGCCAACGACATGCACGAAAAGGAAGTGGTGCAGGGGTTGTCCCGTGACCTGGCCCGCAGCATCGCCCTGGAAAATCGCCTGGTGGGCACCGAGGGCCTGACCATGGAAGGCGTGCGGACGTTGTTCGGTCAACTGATGAACGTCAACCCCAGCGTCGAGGTCTACCTGCTCGACCCCAGCGGGCGTATTACTGGCGACGCCGCACCGCAGGGCCATCTCAAGCGCGAGCGGGTCGATCTTGGACCGATTCATCGCCTGCTCGACGACCAGCCGCTGCCGATTCTCGGCGACGATCCACGCAGTACCAACGGGCGCAAGGTCTTCAGCGCCGCTGCGCTGCAGGGCGGCGGCAAAGCGTTAGGTTATCTTTACGTGGTGCTGCAGGGCGAGGAACACGACCGCTTGGCGGCGCGGGTTAGCGCCAGCTCGGTGCTGCGCACGACTCTGTGGGCGATGGGCCTGGTGGCGCTGCTCGGTCTGATCGCCGGCCTGATCGCCTTCCGTCTGATCACCCGGCCACTGCGCCGGCTGACCGAAACCATGCGCGACTTCGACACCGAGGCAGTGCCGGCCAGCCCGCCGGCATTGCCTCTGGCCGGTTCGGGCGGCGGCAATGAAATCCATGTCCTGGAAGCCAGCTTCGCGCAGATGGCGACGCGTATCGGTGAACAGTGGCGAACCCTGACCCAGCTCGATCAGGACCGTCGCGAACTGATCGCGAATATCTCCCATGACCTGCGCACACCGCTGGCCTCGCTGCATGGCTATCTGGAGACCCTGTCACTCAAGGGGGAACTGCTGGCACCGGACGAGCGCCGGCGCTATCTCGGCACCGCGCTGGCACAGAGTAACAAGGTCCGGCAACTGGCTCAGGCGCTGTTTGAGCTGGCGCGGCTGGAGCATGGCGAAGTGCGCCTGGAGCGGGAAAACTTTTCGCTCAGCGACCTGATCCAGGACGTGTTCCAGAAGTTCGAACTGATGGCCGAGACCCGTCACTCGAAGCTGTTGGCGGTGTTGCCGCGGGGCGCGTCGATGGTGAGTGCCGACCTGGGCATGATCGAGCGGGTGCTGACCAATCTGATCGACAACGCTCTGCGCCATACCCCCGAAGGCGGCAGTATTGAGGTGGCGCTGGTGCATGAGCCGGGCAAGGTGCGGGTGACCGTCAGCGATACCGGGCCGGGCATCCCGCCCAAACTGCTGGAGAATCTGTTCCGGCGGCCCTTCAATCAGGACGGCGAGCGCCGCAGTGGCGGCCTCGGTCTGTTGATCGTGCGGCGTATCCTGCAATTGCATGACAGCCAGATCCGGTTGTTGTCGATGCCTGGCAAGGGCGCGGTGTTCTGCTTCGAGCTGGCGGCCAGCGAGTGA